The Desulfonatronum lacustre DSM 10312 region CACCGTCTGTCTCCCATTGAACGCGAATGAAGGATCTCGTGAGCGAACACTATTCGGTCCTCGTCGTTGACGACGAGGAATCCATTCTCAAGCTGTTTCAGAAGGAATTCTCCCGACCGGAACGGAGCATTCACGTCGCGCCTTCCGCGGCCCAAGCCCGACAGTTGTCCCGGCGCAACGTCTACGACGTGGTGATCCTGGACATCCGCCTGCCGGACGCGGACGGATTGGACCTGTTCACCGAGTTCAAGGAACGGCTCCAGGATGTGGAAATCATCCTGATTACCGGCCACGGCAACATCGACAACGCGGTCCAGGCCATGAAGCTGGGGGCCTACGACTACATCACCAAGCCCTTCAATCTGGACAAGCTGGAATTGGTCATCGAGCGGGCTTGGCAGCGGGCCTGCATGCAGCGGGAAAACCGCGGCTATAAGCTGTCGTCGGTCAACCAGCGGGCGCACCGGATGGTGGGCACTTCGGAGAGCATTAAACAGATCCGTTATCTGGCGAGCCGGGCTGCCCCCACGGATGTCCCGGTCCTGCTGACCGGGGAAAGCGGGGTGGGCAAGGACGTGGCTGCCCAGGTCATCCATTCCGACAGCAAGCGGGCGGACAAGCCGTTGATCATCAAGAACTGCGCGGCCCTGGTCAAGGAACTGGCCCGCAGCGAGTTGTTCGGCCACGTCAAGGGCTCTTTCACCGGGGCCACGGAATCCCGCGATGGCCTGATGGCCTTTGCCCACAAGGGCACGCTGTTCCTGGACGAAATCGGCGAGTTGCCCATTGAGGTCCAGGCCTCGCTGTTGCGGGTTCTGGAGAACAAGACCTATCGCCGGGTGGGGGAAAAAGAGGAGCGGACCATCGACATCCGGTTCATCTTCGCCACCAGCCGCAATCTGTTCACCGAGGTGGAGGAGGGCCGATTTCAGGAGGCTCTGCTGCACCGGATCAACGTCTTCAACATCCATACGCCGCCCCTGCGGGAGCGCAAGGAAGACATCCCGCTGCTGGTGGAGCACTTTCTGGCCAGTTTGCCTTCCACGCCGACCCGCTACCGGATAACGGACAAGGCCATGCACTGTCTGCTGAACTATTCCTGGCCCGGCAACGTGCGCGAACTGCGCAACGTCTTGGAGCGGAGCATGATCCTGGCCGACGAAGGGATCATCTCGGACCGGGCCTTGCCCCGAGAACTGGTGGACCAATCGCCGCATTTGGAGGACAGGGCGGACGGCGATGGGCTCTTTTCCCTGCGGGTCATGGAGCGAGAGCATATTACGCGGGTTTTGAGCCATTTCGAGGGCAATCGGCAGCAGGCGGCCAGGGCCATGGGCATCGGTCGGAAAACCCTCTACCGGAAAATGAAGGAATACGAACTGAACTGACGAGATTGTTTGTGTATCTTTTTGACCCAGGGGAGGGCTTGTCCCGTGTCAAGGTGATACACGGTTTTTAACCATATGAAGAATAAAGCTATTATTTGTCTTGGGCGGGAGGTTTGTTTCTGGAAATGGTGGACTGCTCCTCGCCGCGTCCTCCAAAATGTCCCCTTGGAGTCGGGGCATGGCGCGGAGATGTGAACGACCTATTCGAATTTGCTGGATTTTTTTGTATGGCCCGGAAGTTGCTTAAGGGGAGCCAATAGTCGCTGCAGCGGAAAGCAAGCGTGAATGTTGTGTTTCTTCTCCCCTTTAACCAAAAGGATGGTTAGCATTATGGCCGTACGTGAACAAGTTTATGGATTTTTCATTCCCAGCGTGACATTGATCGGCATCGGCGCCCACAAGGAAATCCCCGCCAAGATCAAGGCTCTGGGCGGCAAGAAACCCCTGCTGGTCACCGACAAGGGCATCACCGGAATCGGCATGACCGACCAGATCGTGAAGTTGCTCAAATCCGAGAAGATGGATTGCGTGGTCTACGACGACACCATCCCCAACCCCACGGACGAAAATGTCCACGCCGGCGTTGAAGTCTACAAGAAAAACAAGTGCGACAGTCTGATCACCCTGGGCGGCGGCAGTTCCCACGACTGCGGCAAGGGCATCGGCCTTGTCGTGGCCAACGGCGGCAAGATTCACGACTTCGAGGGCGTGGACAAGTCCACCAAGCCCATGCCTCCCTATGTGGCCGTGAACACCACCGCCGGTACCGCTTCGGAAATGACCCGCTTCTGCATCATCACCGACACGTCCCGCAAGGTGAAGATGGCCATCGTGGACTGGCGCGTCACCCCGGGCGTGGCTGTTGACGATCCGCTGCTGATGATGGGCATGCCCCCGGCGCTGACCGCCGCCACCGGCATGGACGCCCTGACCCACGCCGTGGAAGCCTATGTTTCCACCATCGCCACCCCGATGACCGACGCCTGCGCCGAGAAGGCCATCGAACTGATCTTCCAACACCTGCGTCCCGCCGTGGCCAACGGCCAGGACATCAACGCCCGCGAAGGCATGTGCTACGCTCAGTACCTGGCCGGCATGGCCTTCAACAACGCCAGTCTGGGCCACGTGCACGCCATGGCTCACCAGTTGGGCGGCTTCTACGACCTGCCTCACGGCGAGTGCAACGCCATCTTGTTGCCCCACGTGGAGAAGTTCAACCTGATCGCCAAAGTGGAACGCTTCGCCAAGATGGCTCAGCTGATGGGTGAGAACATCGAGGGTATGAGCCCCCGCGCCGCCGCCGAGAAGGCCCTGGATGCCATCAAGCAGCTTTCCACCGACGTGGGCATCCCCTCCGGCCTGGTCGAGCTGGGCAAGCGCTACGGCAAGGACGTGAAGAAGGAAGACATCGCCGTGATGACCGGCAACGCCCAGAAGGACGCCTGCGGGTTCACCAACCCCCGGTGCCCCAAGGACGCCGACGTGGCCGCCATCTTCGAGGCCGCGCTGTAAGACTCGCTTTTGTGGTTTGGGCAGGAAGGTCGGGCCGTTGGCTCGGCCTTCCTGGTTTTGAGTGGTGTTCACGGTTCAGGAGTTCAACGGTTCAGCGGTTGACATGGAAATTGCCGGACAATTCAAATGTTCCGCCGTCGTCAGGTATCTACTCAGCACATTTTGTATCCGCCCTTGCTCCGGCAATCGGGAGTCGGGGTCGCTATCGGAATCGGAACAGGAAAAATTTTGAACGCTTCCCAGCGATTTCGATCCCGATACCGATCCCGACTCCGACCCCGACAACGGCATTACTCTATGCTGAATAGTTACGTCGTCAGTATGTCTTGAACGGCTTAATTGAACCGTGAACCATGATCCAATCAGATGTCGAGGAGGTCCGGTCGTTGACGAAGTTCGTTCGGGTACGCTACCTGACTTGCTTTCAAGGGTCCGATCTCCTTTTCCTCTGATTCCCCCGCCAACCCTCCCTCCAAGGAGCCGAGAACACATGGAAGTCGTCGACATTCATGCTTCGTGCGATCACGAATTCATAGCCCAGGTCGAAGCGGAGAGCGAACAAAAAGTCCGGCTCTGCTATCAGTGCGGCAACTGTACCGCCGGGTGTCCGTACACCTTTGTTTATGACATATCGGTCAGCCAGGTGATGCGCTTGTTGCAGGCCGGTCAGAAAGAGCGCCTTCTCTCCTGCAAGTCCATCTGGCTGTGCGCCACTTGCGAATCCTGCACCACCCGCTGTCCCAATGAAATCGACGTGGCCCGGATCATGGACGTGCTCCGGCACATGGCCCGACGCGAAGGCTACGCCACGGAGAAGAACGTGAAGACCTTCTGGGACACGTTCCTGGGTTCCGTGGAAAAGCACGGTCGGGTCTTCGAGATGGGCCTGCTGGCGACGTACGTGGCCAAGACCGGTCGGTTCTGGACGGACATGGACCTGGGCCCGAAGATCCTGCCCAAGGGCAAGCTCTCCTTCAAACCTCATGAAATTCAAGGCAAGGACAAGGTCGCCGAGATTTTCAAACGCTTCAGGGAGATGCAGCAATGACCAAATACGCCTATTATCCCGGTTGCTCCGGACAGGGCACCTCCCAGGAGTACGACTCCTCCACCCGGGCCGTCTGCCGCGCCCTGGGCGTGAATCTCGTGGATATCCCGGACTGGAGCTGTTGCGGCTCCACCCCGGCGCATACCGTGGACCATCTGCTCTCTTCGGCCCTGGCGGCCCGCAATCTGGCCCTGGCCGAGGACCTGGACGCGGCCGCGGTGATCACGCCCTGTCCGAGCTGTCTGACCAACCTGAAGGTCGCCGTGCACCGGATGGGCGATCGGGAGTTTCGGCTTCAAGTGAACAAGCTGTTGGACAAGCCGGTGGACCGAACGACCCCGGTAAAGTCCGTGCTGCAGGTTCTGGCCGAGGACGTGGGGCCCGCCGCCGTGGCCGAGATGCTCCCGAACAAGCCCCTGGCCGGGCTGAAACTCGCCCCGTACTACGGGTGCATCATGAACCGCCCCCCCGAGGTGATGCAATTCGACGACCATGAGAATCCCACCGCCATGGACAAACTGATGGCCGCGTTGGGCGCGGAAGTGTTGCCGTTCCCATTGAAAGTGGAGTGCTGCGGCGCCTCCTTCGGCATTCCGCGCAAGGACATCGTGGCCAAGCTTTCCGGCAAACTGCTGGAAGCGGCCGCGGACCTCGGGGCCCACGCCGTGGTCACGGCCTGTCCGCTGTGCCAGATGAATTTGGATCTGCGTCAGGGCCAGGCCTCCGCCGCCATGGGGCGTAAATTTCAACTGCCCGTGTTCTACTACACGCAGTTGATCGGTCTGGCCCTGGGTGTTCCGCAAAGCGAACTGGGGTTGTCCAAACTTTGCGTCAATCCCCGGCTGGCCCTTGACGCCATGCACGCGGCACAAGCCGAGAAACGAGAGCGGGAAGCCAAAAACGAGGCCGGCAAGCAACAAGCGCCCCAGGCCAAGGCCGCCTAGCTGTCCGTTGCATTTGGAATTTTTGAGTAACTACTCAGCACAAAATAATTCTGTTGCCGGGGTCGGAATCGGAATCGGAATCGGGATCGGGATCGAAAACGCTGGGATGCGTTCTAAATTCTTTCTGTTTCGATTCCGAATCCGATACCGACCCCGATTGCCGGAGCAAAAACGGACACAAAATGTGCTGAGTAGATACATTTTAGAACACGAACAGCAAGATACGTTTTTTTCAACACTCAGCTAGAGCGTAGGGCGAAGCTGGAGGAACGTTCATGAAGATTGGAGTTTTCATCTGTCACTGCGGCAGCAATATCGGTGGGACGGTGGACGCGGCCAAGGTCGCCGAGGCCGCTCGCGCCTTTCCCGACGTGGTTTTCACGTCGGATACCATGTACGCCTGTTCCGAGCCGGGACAGGACGGCATCATCCAGGCCATCAAGGACAACCAGCTCGACGGCGTTGTGGTGTCCTCCTGCACGCCCAGGATGCACGAGCCGACGTTTCGGCGCACCGTGGAACGGGCCGGGCTGAACCGGTTCATGTTCGAGATGGCCAACATCCGCGAGCACGTCTCCTGGATCGGCAAGGACAAGGAGGCGAACACCAACAAGGCCATCGAACTCACCGGCATCGCCGTGGAAAAGCTGCGCCGGGATCAGCCCCTGTTCGCCAAGCAATTCGACATCAACAAGCGCGTCTTGGTCATCGGCGGCGGAGTGGCCGGGATACAGGCCGCCCTGGACTGTGCCGACGGAGACCGGGAAGTGATCCTGGTGGAGCGCGAATCCACCATCGGCGGCAAGATGGCCAAGCTGGACAAGACTTTCCCCACGGTGGACTGCAGCAGCTGCATCCTCGGGCCGAAGATGGTGGACGTTGCCCAGCACCCCAAGATTCAGCTCTATGCCATGTCCGAGGTGGAAGAAGTCGGCGGGTACGTGGGCAACTTCGAGGTCAAGATCAAGCGCAAGGCCCCCTACGTGAATTGGGAATTATGCACCGGTTGCGGCCTGTGCATGGAGAAATGTCCGAGCAAGAAGTCCCTGGATCACTTCAACGAACAGGTGGGCACGACCACGGCCATCAACATCCCTTTTCCCCAGGCCATTCCCAAAAAGGCCGTGATCGACCCGGAGTTCTGCCTCAAATTCACCAAGGGCAAGTGCGGGATCTGCGCCAAGGTCTGTCCGACCAATGCCATTGTCTATGACCAGCAGGAAGAGATCGTCACCGAAAGCGTCGGGGCCATTGTCGCGGCCACGGGCTACGACCTGTTCGACATTTCCAAGTACGGTGAATACGGCGGCGGACGTCTGCCGGACGTGATCACCGGCTTGCAGTACGAGCGGCTGCTCTCGGCTTCCGGTCCCACGGGCGGGCACGTCAAGCGGCCTTCCGACGGCAAGGAGCCCAAGACCATTGTTTTCGTGCAGTGCGTCGGCTCCCGGGACAAGAGCGTGGATCGGCCCTATTGCTCGGGCTTCTGCTGCATGTACACGGCCAAGCAGGCCATCCTGACCAAGGATCACATTCCGGATTCCACGTCCTACGTCTTTTACATGGACATCCGTGCGCCGGGAAAGATGTACGACGAGTTCACCCGCCGGGCCATGGAGGAGTACGGTACCCAGTATGTCCGGGGCCGGGTCTCCATGATCTACCCCAAGGGCGACAAACTGCTGGTCCGGGGCGCTGATACCCTGATGGGCACCCAGGTGGAGGTGGAGGCGGACCTGGTGGTCCTGGCCGCCGGGGCCGAAGCCGCCGTCGGCGCGCCGCAGCTGGCGGAAAAGCTGCGCATTTCCTACGACAAATACGGTTTTTTCATGGAGAGCCACCCAAAGCTGCGGCCCGTGGAGACCAACACCGCCGGGGTGTACCTGGCCGGCGCGTGCCAGGGACCCAAGGACATTCCGGCCTCCGTGGCCCAGGGCAGTGCCGCCGCGGCCAAGGTT contains the following coding sequences:
- a CDS encoding sigma-54-dependent transcriptional regulator produces the protein MSEHYSVLVVDDEESILKLFQKEFSRPERSIHVAPSAAQARQLSRRNVYDVVILDIRLPDADGLDLFTEFKERLQDVEIILITGHGNIDNAVQAMKLGAYDYITKPFNLDKLELVIERAWQRACMQRENRGYKLSSVNQRAHRMVGTSESIKQIRYLASRAAPTDVPVLLTGESGVGKDVAAQVIHSDSKRADKPLIIKNCAALVKELARSELFGHVKGSFTGATESRDGLMAFAHKGTLFLDEIGELPIEVQASLLRVLENKTYRRVGEKEERTIDIRFIFATSRNLFTEVEEGRFQEALLHRINVFNIHTPPLRERKEDIPLLVEHFLASLPSTPTRYRITDKAMHCLLNYSWPGNVRELRNVLERSMILADEGIISDRALPRELVDQSPHLEDRADGDGLFSLRVMEREHITRVLSHFEGNRQQAARAMGIGRKTLYRKMKEYELN
- a CDS encoding CoB--CoM heterodisulfide reductase iron-sulfur subunit A family protein, whose protein sequence is MKIGVFICHCGSNIGGTVDAAKVAEAARAFPDVVFTSDTMYACSEPGQDGIIQAIKDNQLDGVVVSSCTPRMHEPTFRRTVERAGLNRFMFEMANIREHVSWIGKDKEANTNKAIELTGIAVEKLRRDQPLFAKQFDINKRVLVIGGGVAGIQAALDCADGDREVILVERESTIGGKMAKLDKTFPTVDCSSCILGPKMVDVAQHPKIQLYAMSEVEEVGGYVGNFEVKIKRKAPYVNWELCTGCGLCMEKCPSKKSLDHFNEQVGTTTAINIPFPQAIPKKAVIDPEFCLKFTKGKCGICAKVCPTNAIVYDQQEEIVTESVGAIVAATGYDLFDISKYGEYGGGRLPDVITGLQYERLLSASGPTGGHVKRPSDGKEPKTIVFVQCVGSRDKSVDRPYCSGFCCMYTAKQAILTKDHIPDSTSYVFYMDIRAPGKMYDEFTRRAMEEYGTQYVRGRVSMIYPKGDKLLVRGADTLMGTQVEVEADLVVLAAGAEAAVGAPQLAEKLRISYDKYGFFMESHPKLRPVETNTAGVYLAGACQGPKDIPASVAQGSAAAAKVLALFAKDKLENDPMISFVDIKRCVGCGKCIQVCPFGAIKEVDFRGEPKAEVIETVCQGCGLCTATCPQGAIQLSHFTDNQILAEVNALCQL
- a CDS encoding CoB--CoM heterodisulfide reductase iron-sulfur subunit B family protein, coding for MTKYAYYPGCSGQGTSQEYDSSTRAVCRALGVNLVDIPDWSCCGSTPAHTVDHLLSSALAARNLALAEDLDAAAVITPCPSCLTNLKVAVHRMGDREFRLQVNKLLDKPVDRTTPVKSVLQVLAEDVGPAAVAEMLPNKPLAGLKLAPYYGCIMNRPPEVMQFDDHENPTAMDKLMAALGAEVLPFPLKVECCGASFGIPRKDIVAKLSGKLLEAAADLGAHAVVTACPLCQMNLDLRQGQASAAMGRKFQLPVFYYTQLIGLALGVPQSELGLSKLCVNPRLALDAMHAAQAEKREREAKNEAGKQQAPQAKAA
- a CDS encoding iron-containing alcohol dehydrogenase, whose translation is MAVREQVYGFFIPSVTLIGIGAHKEIPAKIKALGGKKPLLVTDKGITGIGMTDQIVKLLKSEKMDCVVYDDTIPNPTDENVHAGVEVYKKNKCDSLITLGGGSSHDCGKGIGLVVANGGKIHDFEGVDKSTKPMPPYVAVNTTAGTASEMTRFCIITDTSRKVKMAIVDWRVTPGVAVDDPLLMMGMPPALTAATGMDALTHAVEAYVSTIATPMTDACAEKAIELIFQHLRPAVANGQDINAREGMCYAQYLAGMAFNNASLGHVHAMAHQLGGFYDLPHGECNAILLPHVEKFNLIAKVERFAKMAQLMGENIEGMSPRAAAEKALDAIKQLSTDVGIPSGLVELGKRYGKDVKKEDIAVMTGNAQKDACGFTNPRCPKDADVAAIFEAAL
- a CDS encoding 4Fe-4S dicluster domain-containing protein, with amino-acid sequence MEVVDIHASCDHEFIAQVEAESEQKVRLCYQCGNCTAGCPYTFVYDISVSQVMRLLQAGQKERLLSCKSIWLCATCESCTTRCPNEIDVARIMDVLRHMARREGYATEKNVKTFWDTFLGSVEKHGRVFEMGLLATYVAKTGRFWTDMDLGPKILPKGKLSFKPHEIQGKDKVAEIFKRFREMQQ